The genomic segment GGATTCAATAAATTCATTATATGTTGTTAAATCCACATTATGGGTAAGGTTATCAAAGTAATTCAACATATTTTTTTGCCTCGCTAATCAATTCAATCAAAGGGTCATTATCTGACAGTTTATAGGCATCAAGTTTGGCAATAAGCTGATTAATGGATTCTTTATCAGGCTCTTTTGAATCTATATAAAAAATTAATTTAGCAACATCCTGCTCGAAGAACCAATTTCTTGTAGTGCGCACTTTAAAAATATTATACAAAATGTTTTCTGCTGACCATGCGTACGTACTATATGGAATTAGAGTTGCCTCTCGTGTCTTTGTCGCTGAATCATATTCCATGGCTACAAGCGAAGATGAACTGCTGTCTAGATTGGAAACAATAAAATGTGAATGTGTTGAAATAATAAAGTGACAACTTGAAAAGTTTTTGAAAATATTTTTTAAACCACTTATATACTTTAATTGCCAATTTGGATGCATGCTTATTTCGGGTTCATCAATTAAAATTATAGAATGGGATTTTATATTGGCTAAAATACTTACCATCTCAAATATAAAATGTTTTTCTCCTGAACTTGCAAATTCAAATGGAAAAATGTCTTTATTTTTGTAAAAACAAAGTGAAATGTTCTTTATATATCCTAATGTATTTAGATTTTTGATCGCGCGATAATAGGAATTAAGTTTACTCTTAGTAAGACTATCGCTTTTGCCCGAAAAAGTAAATTCAAAGGTTGTGCGTCCATCTTTATCCTCGTCAAATAAATGGTTTGATTTAATTTCTTCTAAAAAATCGATAATATTTTGAAAACTATCAAAATCTAACTTTTTAATTTTATCTATACGATAATCATTTTTATATTTTGCTGCACGATTCTGCAACTCCGTAATATTCTTTTTTCTTTTGAAGAAAGTCTTTGATTTAGGCGTAATCAAAAAGGAAAGCATATTGTCAATTTCTAAAAAATTTGTTATATTAGAAATGGTTTCTACCGGCATCGTTGCAAAAATCTCCATCATATAGTCGGCGACTTTATTGGAAATAGAACTCGTCCAGGACGCGTTTGAAGTTTGCCGCACTCCACAATATTGATAAATTTCATCATCGGATAATTTGAATTTGAATTTATCATTAAGGATATACGACACACCTAAGACTTTAGTTGGAAAAATCATTTTATCGTAAGACACTTCTTGTTCATTTATTACAAAATGTACTTTTTTGTTAGCAATTTTAATTTTACAAAAATGATTATCGTAATTATATGAAAGTTGATAATAATCATATTTTAAGCTTAATACATTTCTCGATGAGCCTAGTGCATTGAAAATTTCTGAAATTTCCATCAATACAAAGCTTTTACCTACGCCATTAGTTCCAATAATAGATGTTGTTATAGGAATTCCACTATGTTCAAATGTATCAGATGTGAATTGTATATCACACAGCACTTTATCCTTATGTTTAATAATAAGTTGTTCTAATAGAATGAATTGACTCATAAATATTTCCTTTCCTGTCATTAGTTAATTTAAAACTGCATTTATAAATTTCGTGTTATTGCTAATCACCTATCGTTAGGCAAATTACACAATATGGTACTAACATTGTTTTACGAAATAATTGCTTAAAGTTTCTAGCTTATAACATACAATATTATCATACCATCACCACAAATAGGAATCTATAACTAATGTTACAAAATAATACAGCGAATTTCTACATGTTTTGATACGGCAAAGGGCTGAGGCATTAACCTCAGCCCTTTATCTTTACCTTGATAGAATATTAAACAAACTGCAAAGTTCAAAAGGATAAATTCAATCACCGCTGTTTGTAGCAGCGTTAATTAGCGTAACACCATTAACTAAAGCAAAGCAACAAATTTTCCCGCCAGTAAACTTTTGACCACGGGCATTATAGCGTTCTCCGCTTGCGGAGATGAATGCTTGCCTTCTGGCTCTGGTTAGTGCCACATAAAACACGCAAAGGTCATCAAGTAACGTTCCAACCATTTGTGTAGGCACCTTTTGTGGGAGCCTGCATACAGGGCTATTTTGTGTCAATTTACTTGGACAGTCTCTGCAAGTAAAAGTAAATACCCATTGTTCAACATCACAAATGATTACAAAATCCCACTCCAGACCTTTTGCACCATGAATGGTTGAAATAATTACTTGCGAATCGACATATTCCATCGCTTGCTTTAGTTGACGGTTCTCGAAAATATCCAGTAGTAGAGTGTACTTATCTTCTGGAACAAGGTCTGCATAATCAACGGCTACTTTTTCTACGAGGGCATCAAGCAACCAAAGTAGAGAATCAACCGTCTTGTCTGTAGATGCTGCATAAGCAGTCTTTACGCTGTCGGAGAATGTCCTCAGAGCCTTTTTATTTATGGACTTTGACTTACCAAATCGCCTAATAAACATATCTTGGCACTTATTATGGAACTCAATATAGTCAGTGTCTTCGTCGGTAAACATACCATAAAAATACGGAATGTTATTCTTTGCAAGTTCGGCTTCCACGATTTCTGCATTCTTACCACGACCACGGAACAGGATTGCGATCTTTGCATTTTCTTCACCCCTCAGCGCTTGGACTTTAGCAACAACTTTCTCCGCTTCATCTTGCTGAGTTAAGCCCCAAAATATAGGAAGGTCTGCCGAATCCTCATCTGCGATAATTGGTGTGAAGCAAGAGGCAGCGTTGGCTCTAATGTTCTTATCAAGCTTTAACATTTCAGGGTTGTTGCGGAAACGATAGTTCTTTGAAAGCGATACTTTAGCCATTCCATGTTCATCAAGGACTTTGGACATTATATCTGGAAGCGCACCTATGAATCCGTATATCCGTTGTAGTGGGTCACCAAGGAAGAGCAACTGCGTCTGATTTGAAATAACCGATTCGAGTAACGCCCATGCTATACAGTTTGTGTCCTGAAATTCATCTACAACAACGAGTGGGTAATAGTTTTGATAAAACTTCTTGACCTCTGTGTGATTCTCGAAAATTTCCAATACAAACAAGATGACTGCATTATGGGTAACGTAATCTAATGGAAGTAGTTTCTTAATGACAATATCGTTATATGCGTGGATTGTCTCAGCATTGGGAACACGAGCCTCTTTAACGGCAGTTCCTACGGCTTTGAGACTCTGAAGTTCGGCAGAAGTCAATGCCGTTTTTAGACTCGCGTGTTTTTCGATATCACTATCGCCAACAGCTCGAAAAAGATTAATATCCTTCCGCAAGGCGTCCGAAATAAGGTATCCATATTTTTTCAATATCCCTTTGCAGAAACCGTGGTAGTTCGTAACCGTGACCTTTTCTCCGATTGCCACTGGGCTGTTTTGCGAACCAAGCAACGAGGGCAATTTCCCTGCGACTTCTCGTTTAACCTTTAGAGCAGCGTTCACACTAAAAGTAAGCCCAAGGATTCGTTTGGGGTTTGGGATTCGACCAGAGGCAAACAAGTAGGCGATCCGACTTATCATCGTAGTTGTCTTTCCATATCCCGCAGGGGCTTCAACTATCAGGCGTGGACTATCTGAAAAAATAACTTCGAGTTGCTTCTCATCACCTTCATGTTGGGCAGTTATCTTTTCTTTGATTTTTTCAAGATTAGTATTAGACACTTGCTGACGCCTCCTGAGCTTTTTGTATGGCTTTTCTGTAGCAAGTGGGAATGTATACTGCCGGAACAGCTTCTCCAACAATTCTACCGAGGAGAACTCCCTTCTTCGCCATAAACCACGCTGAGAACATGTGGCAAAAGTCTTCTTTGTCGTCATCGCGCACATCGCTTAATTTTTTTGGTATGTAGCCTGTAATTTCAATACCCATCTTTTTGAAATGTTTACGAACAAAATCAACATCCAATTCAACAGCAGCAGCTTGACTATCCATATCAAGAGCAATTTGCCTGATTATATTCGCTTTTCCTGCTGCGTAGAGTGTATTCACTATCTCTATCTCAAAGCATAGTTCTGATGTAAAAAATTCGTCAGGGGTCGCAGTATCTTCTACCTTAACATCGCCATCGTAAATGGCTATGCTCGGTACTGCAAAAAGGCTAAGTAACTGACGAAGCGGCTTAATTGATCCTTCACCTCTTGCATTGATTACACAAATTCCGTAATCGTCCAGCGATATGCCCATCTTGTTAGCAAAAGCTTGAATGCAACCGTATTCCGTTTCTCCTTCAATCAAAATGGCACACTTAGCATAGAATGCTTCTTTAATTTCCGGAAAATGCATGATAAGATGTTTCTCGTTTTCAGATTTGATGTGCCCTTCATTGTTTGCGCCTGCAATCGGGCGAAGAGCATAACCACTGATAACTGCCGTCTTATTATCGCCTTTATAGAAGCGGACTAGGTTGCGGTAATCCCCAGCCAAGGCATCGGTCGAATGAGTCACAATGATTAGCTGACCATCAATGCCGTCAATATTAAAGCAATTTTTCAAGAGGTCTACAAACTCACTATCTTCGTTACGCAGTATACGCTTGTAATAACCAATGAGCGACCTTTGAAGATATGGGTGGAGATGAACTTCCGGCTCATCAATAGATAAGACGAGTGGTAGCAGTTTCTTACCAGAAGAATCGGTGTACTGTAGGTCGGCAAACGAAATAGATTTACTCTTATACATATCCATTATTTGACACATAATATTAATGGATGCCATAGCCATGTACTGAACGCCACTGCCGGTGGCTTCAATCTTCCTATCACCGTCTGATAAGTAAAACAGGCTTGTGAGCATTTCTGCCGGGTTTTGCGCAACGGTTGCCTTGATAGAATAGTCTCGGAAACTACGAATTTTTCCGAGATATCCGTTGATGAATTCCATTAGATTATCGACTTGATCATTATTGAGGAAGTCAGGCGTTGTACCATCGTTGAACCGCTCAATTATCATGCGAATTAAAAGCCCAGTACCTTTTTGTGTGTCAAGGCGTAACTCTTTGCTTGGCACGGAGGTGGTCTCATACTTAAGAAAGTTGATTTTCCGCACTTGGCGAGGATTGATACTTTCATTGGAGTCAGCACTGACAATAGTAGGGTATGCATCCATAACCGTTTGCTGATATCGGATTTTTAGCAGTGAAGCTTTATCTGGTGAAAAATTGTCTCCGAAAAATCCAAATTCATTTGGAAGCAATTTGATATTCAACTCTACTTCTATAGGCTTTTCTGGGTTAGAAAAATCTCTCTCATCAAACCCTTTACCGCTGCAAACCGTAGCAAGTAGCGATAAAAAGTTGCTTTTACCGAGGTTGTTTTCACCGATAATATAATTGCACTCCGGGTTAAAAGTGACTTCGATCCCATCAATATTTCTATAGTTGCTTACTTTCGCAAAAGTAATTCTCATAAGCCCCTCCTCGACATGTTCAATTCTTGATTGCTGCCAACATACTAATACAATACAAGTTTGACTGTTCTCAATAAACAAAATGCAATTGAAAAGTGAATTGCGCAGTATTGCTATAACACATAATTTATTGCTTAACCCAAACATATTTATGTGAATATTTTATATGGAATTATTATACTACAAATTTCCACATATTGCTACAAAAGGATAGACAGTGCTATTTTGCACTGTCTATCCTTTTGCTTCAACAAACCAGCGGTTGTTATTTTCAAAAAACAAAAATGTCTCTCGTCCTAATATACGGCAGGTGTAGCGCATAACCTGTCCGTTTTACTTTAGATAGATTTCTGATTATTTGGATTAGTTTTCTTACACAAGGAACTAACGTTGTAACGAACCGTCAAACTTACCTGGGGTTACACCCACAACTTTTTTGAATTTTTTAATAAAATAAAAATAGTCGTTAAAGCCCACGGCTTCGCTGATTTCGGTGAGACTTAGGTTGGTGGTCTGCAAAAGCTGCTTTGCTTTTCCAATACGCAGTTCTGTCAGATACTGAGAGTAGGTGAGCCCGGTTTCGTTTTTAACCAGCTGGCTTATATAGGAGGAGTTCATGTGGAACAGCTCCGAAAGCTTTTTTAACGAGATATCCTTCTCGTAATTCTCATTGAGGTATTTGATAATCTTCATAAAAGAGGATGCGGAGGAAGCATCTTGTGTTTCTCGCATAGGCGGTACGCACAGTGTATTCAGCATTTCTGAAAGGACATCCTCGAAGCAGCCGTACTCCACAGCAAGCTGTTCATATCCGTACAGATAATACTCATCCGCCTCCAGAATTGTGCCTAACAGTTTACTGGAATAGATATAATTATAAAACCGAAATGCACAGCGCAGATTAAACAACATCGAACAGTTTGCCGTCTGCAATTTTTCTAAAAAGGCTTTTAGCTGTTCCGGCGCAATTAGTGCCTGCTTCATCTGCGAGAACAGGTCATCTGTAAGCGGCCCTTCTACCAGTTTTTCACACACAGTAGGTGCGCTGCTAATAAAAAACTGGTATGCCATGATGGTGGTGTCTGAAATAGCATCTTTTAACTGACCCGGCGCAACAGCAGCAGGCCAGATGCCGATTCCGCCTTTTTCGCCTGTATAGCAAATCAGTTCATTGGCGGCTTTTCTGTTCAGTGGACGTGAGGAGAAATACAGGTATTTGTGTTTGCCGAGTTTGAGGGTAAGCTCCGCACCGAGTTGCTTGGCAATATTATGTACCCTCACCGAAACTGCAATATAGTAACGCGAGGCAGCCACCCCTAATTCCTCAAAAATCTCAGCAATTTGATGCTCGTTGCCTTCTTCAATGCTGTCCAGCAAGGAATCGCCGTTTAAAGTGGTTTCTTTGCGTATATTTTTTACCGCGATGCGCAAAAACGCAATCATTTCATTTTCTATAATAGGCTTAAGGCAATACCCCAGCACCTGCAATTGAATGGCTCGTTTTGCATAATCAAAATCGGCATAACCGCTTACAATGATAATTTGTATGTTCGGATTGATTTCATGGAGGCTTTGGCAAAGCTCCAATCCGTCGAGCCCCGGCATGCGGATATCGGTTACCACAATATCCACACATTCCTCTTGGGCAAGGCGAAGCGCTTCGTTGCCGTCTGTTGCAGTTGTGGCTACCTCCAGGCCAAGTTGTGTCCAGGGGATAGAGGTTTGTAAAAATTTTAAAATTCGGTTTTCATCATCTGCAAGCATTACCTTGAACATTGGTCAATTCTCCTTTGCACATTATTGGAGCTTTTCTTCATAGGGAATACGGAGCAGAACCCTAGTGCCTATGCCTTCCTGGCTTTCCACAGTGATGCCATATTTCACCCCGTAGGTCAATAAAATGCGATGCTGTACATTCAGCAGCCCCACATGCCGCCCTGTAAAATCGTTCACCCGGGTCATGCCGGCTAATTGTTCCCGCAAGGTTTTTAACTGCCCCTCAGGTATACCTACGCCGTCATCCTGAATTGTAATGAGCAGAGCTTCTTCCTGCAAACGTGCCCCGATAAACAGTGTGCCTTTCTCTGATTTTGGCTCTAGCCCGTGGTATACAGCGTTTTCCACCAGGGGCTGCAATAAAAACTTTATCATGGGCACGTCTTTCACATTTTCCCGTATGCTGTAGATGACGTTCAGTTTGTCGGGAAAGCGTGCCTGTTGGATATCCAGATATGCCTGCGTGATCTCAAATTCCTGCTTCAGGGGTACGATTGCGCTGCCTTTTACGTTATAACGGAACAGCTTACCCATAGCGCCTGCGATGGAGGCGATTTCGGGTGTGTTTTGTTCAACTGCGATATCTCGGATGGATTCCAGCGCATTATACAAAAAGTGCGGATTAATCTGGCTGCGTAAAAAATCAAGCTCGGCCTGTTTTTTCCCAAGCTTTGTTTCATACAGATTAACGGTAGCATCGTATAACTCGGCGGTGAGCCGTTCCTCCTCCTCCAACAGCTCCGCAAAAGACTGGTTTAAGGTGCGTATCTCACTGCAGCCATCCAGAACAAGCTCTTTGTACTGGCCGGACAAAGGGGATTCCTTTATCTGCTGAATATAGCGGGAGAATTGCTCCAGAGGAGTGACCATATTGCGTAAAATGGTGTACATCAGTGCAACCAAAATAGAAAATGCGGCCAGTACAACCAATACAATCCAGATCGAAGCCTGAATCACATCGTGGTTGAGTGCCTGCCGGTCAATGGCACTAATCATGTAATATCCTGCATCGGGTACGGGCGTGATATAAATCAAGTAATCCTGTGTTTCAAGAACACAGGTATCATCCTGGCAAAATTCAGACAATTGTCCGCTCTGCGCCAAAATATCCGCACCGATTTCAGCAGAACAGTTAAACGGAAAGATGTCACCGTCGGAATCTGCAAGCACGAAGGAGGTAGAGCCTCGCTCTGCCCGAGGCAGCGAGATAGGTGATTTTGCTGGGTCGATGGAAAGGACAATACTGCCAAGATGCTCCCCGTAATGGGCAGAGTCATGCATACCGTATACATTGCGCCCAAAAACGAGCCGCTGTCCTTCCGGTGCGTTACTGATTTTAAGCGGGGTGCTTTGGATACCAAAACTCTGTGTTCCGTATTTGCCCCCTATTGTCTGGGCGAATTTCAGCAGGGTTTTGGAATCAAAAAAGTTGGACCAACTCAGCTCGTCCGTAATTAGGGCAATATCACTGATATCCTGATTCATGATGGAGTAAGACGAGAACTGCACCAGCGTGCTGTTGATATATCTTTGTGTGTCCTCCGTATAAGGCGAAAGCATCAGCCGTTCTATATTTTGGTCGAACAGAAGACTGGTGAAGATAGAATCGATGCGTTTAAAAAGGTACTGCATTTCGTCATCAAATTTCTGGGCGGTATTTCGGGCATAGGCTGTAGCGTTTTTCACCATCAGGTTGTCCAATGCCATATAAGAGATTGTAGCCAGAGCAAAGCAGAGCACAAGCAGGCAAGCCAGAATAATTTTAAATTGTTTTTTGATAGAAAACTTGGAAAGTTTCACTGCAGTCCCTTCTTTCTGTTGCTTTTATTATAACATGCTTGCCGTTAGGTAAATATGGAAAAATGTTATGTGGTGCCCTAATAAAATTCCATATTCCTTTTAAACTAAACGATTTATATAAAAAAAATAAAATAATTCCATTTTTTCTATGAAAAAGACCTTTAAAATGTCCATACCCATCGCAGTCTCCGCATTGTATAATAAGGGTAAAAAGAGGGGCATCCATCCGCGGGGATATAGGATGGCAATAGAGTGATAGGTGAGAAAATGAACAGACAAAAAACTACAGCAACGAATTTACAACATTCAATCTGGAAACAAATGAAGAACGACTGGTTGCTTTATGCAATGCTGCTACCCGTATTGGTTTGGTATTTAATCTTTTGTTATTTGCCCATGGGCGGCGTGACACTCGCTTTTAAAAACTATCGATATGATATGGGGCTTTGGGGCAGCCCTTGGGTAGGCTTTGAGCACTTTAAAACCATGTTTCAGGATGCGGAATTCTGGCGTGCATTCAAAAACACACTGATATTTAGTTTTGGTAAGCTATTGTTTCATTTCCCGGTTCCCATTGTGGTGGCGATCTTGCTCAATGAAATCCGGCACCCGCGAACAAAGAAGTTTTTTCAAACGGTATTTACGTTCCCTCACTTCATCTCATGGGTTGTGCTTTCCGGTATTTTGATTAATATGTTCGCATCAAACGGTATCGTCAACCAGCTGTTTGGTGTACTGGGTTTACCTGAGGTTTCGCCGCTGGTGTCGCTTACCTCTTTTCGTCCGTTTATTTGGGTTTCAAACATCTGGAAGGAGTTCGGCTGGGATTCAATCATTTATATGGCAGCACTTACGGGTATTGACCCTCAACTGTACGAAGCCGCCAGCATAGACGGCGCAAACAGGCTGCAAAAAATGCGGCATATCACCTGGCCGGGTATTCGCGGAACGGTTTGTATTATGCTTATTTTGCAAATCGGCGGCATTATGGGGGGGGCCTCGTTTGACCAAGTATTCAATCTTTACTCCTCACCCGTTTATCCGGTGGCAGATATTATCGACACCTATGTATTTCGTCAGTCTTTCAGCGTAGGTACGAACTTTGGTTACACCACGGCAATCGGACTTTTAAAATCGTTGATTGGCGTTATTATGATTACGGTTGCCAACAAGGTTGTGACCAAAGCGGGCGAAGAGGGCTTGTACTAGAAAGAAGGTATTTTATATGCAAACTGCAAAATCGGTTGTAAAAAATCGCCGGCACATTTCACCCTTTGAAATTTTTCTTTACATATTCTTTGGTCTGCTGGCCGTTATTACCATTTACCCATTTTATAATGTATTTATTGTTTCGCTTTCAAACACGATTGCCAACGCTACCCATACACCCTATTTGTATCCTCATGTCATGGACCTTACCGGATACAAAACCATTATCAATGACCCATACTTTTTTAAATCATTGCGTACAACATTGTTTGTTACCATTGTAGGTACTGCACTGAATATGCTTTTTTCGGTTACAGCAGCGTATGTTCTTTCCAAAAAGCGTCTTGTCGGGCGCAATATTATCTTAAGCGTCATCTTGTTTACGATGCTGTTTTCGGGCGGTATGATACCCACCTACCTTGTAGTAAGCGGTTTAGGGCTGACGAATAGTATCTGGTCAATGATCTTACCGTGTTTGATTAATACCTATTACCTGATTATTATGAAAAACTACTTCGCCAGCCTACCGCCCAGCCTGGAGGAAGCAGCACGCATTGACGGTGCGAATGAGTTTGTAGTGCTTACACGCATTTATATTCCAATTTCGGCGCCTTTTATGGCTACCTTCGCATTGTTTTATGCCGTTGAACGCTGGAACGAATGGTGGAATGCGTTTTTGTATATTAACGACAAAAGCATTAAGCCTCTGCAAATCTACCTAAGGGACGTCTTGGTGAATTTTAACAGCCAGCTTGCCACACAGGCACAGTCCATTATGAGTTCGCAGGGTAAGGTGTTCGTTCAGTCCATCCAGATGGCTACGATCATCATCACCATGCTTCCCATTGTGTGTGTATATCCTTTTGTTCAAAAATATTTTGTCAAAGGAGTTATGGTCGGTTCTGTAAAGGAATAGGTCATTACGGTAAAATAATAAAAAGGAGAATCTACATGAAAACAACAACAAGAGTATTATCACTGGCAATGGCGCTTGTTATGTCTGTTGGCATGCTCGCAGGCTGCGGCGACAAACCTGTTTCCAGCACACCCGCTGCGGGTGAAGCTGGAAGTGAAAGCTCAGCAGCGGCAGCCGAATCTTCAAAACCGGTAGAGATCAGCATTGCAATCTGGGGCGCAGAGGATGGTTTATCCGGGGGCGAAAATGATAAGGTTTTGAAAACACTCGAGGAAAAAACTGGTGTGCGTCTAGTTGCTCAGAACGTAACCTGGGATGACGCAGAGCAGAAAATTCAGCTGTGGGCCACGAATGGGCAGCTGCCCGATATTTTTTGTGGCGATTTTGTAGGTAAATCATTCTTCTTCAACTGGGTAGAACAGGGCGTTATCCGTGCTTTGCCTGATGATTTGTCCGCATACCCAAATTTAAAAGAGTATCTGACAATGGAGCGTGCGGTAGCTGCAAAACAGAATG from the Hydrogenoanaerobacterium saccharovorans genome contains:
- a CDS encoding UvrD-helicase domain-containing protein, with protein sequence MSNTNLEKIKEKITAQHEGDEKQLEVIFSDSPRLIVEAPAGYGKTTTMISRIAYLFASGRIPNPKRILGLTFSVNAALKVKREVAGKLPSLLGSQNSPVAIGEKVTVTNYHGFCKGILKKYGYLISDALRKDINLFRAVGDSDIEKHASLKTALTSAELQSLKAVGTAVKEARVPNAETIHAYNDIVIKKLLPLDYVTHNAVILFVLEIFENHTEVKKFYQNYYPLVVVDEFQDTNCIAWALLESVISNQTQLLFLGDPLQRIYGFIGALPDIMSKVLDEHGMAKVSLSKNYRFRNNPEMLKLDKNIRANAASCFTPIIADEDSADLPIFWGLTQQDEAEKVVAKVQALRGEENAKIAILFRGRGKNAEIVEAELAKNNIPYFYGMFTDEDTDYIEFHNKCQDMFIRRFGKSKSINKKALRTFSDSVKTAYAASTDKTVDSLLWLLDALVEKVAVDYADLVPEDKYTLLLDIFENRQLKQAMEYVDSQVIISTIHGAKGLEWDFVIICDVEQWVFTFTCRDCPSKLTQNSPVCRLPQKVPTQMVGTLLDDLCVFYVALTRARRQAFISASGERYNARGQKFTGGKICCFALVNGVTLINAATNSGD
- a CDS encoding ATP-dependent nuclease; protein product: MRITFAKVSNYRNIDGIEVTFNPECNYIIGENNLGKSNFLSLLATVCSGKGFDERDFSNPEKPIEVELNIKLLPNEFGFFGDNFSPDKASLLKIRYQQTVMDAYPTIVSADSNESINPRQVRKINFLKYETTSVPSKELRLDTQKGTGLLIRMIIERFNDGTTPDFLNNDQVDNLMEFINGYLGKIRSFRDYSIKATVAQNPAEMLTSLFYLSDGDRKIEATGSGVQYMAMASINIMCQIMDMYKSKSISFADLQYTDSSGKKLLPLVLSIDEPEVHLHPYLQRSLIGYYKRILRNEDSEFVDLLKNCFNIDGIDGQLIIVTHSTDALAGDYRNLVRFYKGDNKTAVISGYALRPIAGANNEGHIKSENEKHLIMHFPEIKEAFYAKCAILIEGETEYGCIQAFANKMGISLDDYGICVINARGEGSIKPLRQLLSLFAVPSIAIYDGDVKVEDTATPDEFFTSELCFEIEIVNTLYAAGKANIIRQIALDMDSQAAAVELDVDFVRKHFKKMGIEITGYIPKKLSDVRDDDKEDFCHMFSAWFMAKKGVLLGRIVGEAVPAVYIPTCYRKAIQKAQEASASV
- a CDS encoding carbohydrate ABC transporter permease encodes the protein MQTAKSVVKNRRHISPFEIFLYIFFGLLAVITIYPFYNVFIVSLSNTIANATHTPYLYPHVMDLTGYKTIINDPYFFKSLRTTLFVTIVGTALNMLFSVTAAYVLSKKRLVGRNIILSVILFTMLFSGGMIPTYLVVSGLGLTNSIWSMILPCLINTYYLIIMKNYFASLPPSLEEAARIDGANEFVVLTRIYIPISAPFMATFALFYAVERWNEWWNAFLYINDKSIKPLQIYLRDVLVNFNSQLATQAQSIMSSQGKVFVQSIQMATIIITMLPIVCVYPFVQKYFVKGVMVGSVKE
- a CDS encoding ABC transporter permease, which produces MNRQKTTATNLQHSIWKQMKNDWLLYAMLLPVLVWYLIFCYLPMGGVTLAFKNYRYDMGLWGSPWVGFEHFKTMFQDAEFWRAFKNTLIFSFGKLLFHFPVPIVVAILLNEIRHPRTKKFFQTVFTFPHFISWVVLSGILINMFASNGIVNQLFGVLGLPEVSPLVSLTSFRPFIWVSNIWKEFGWDSIIYMAALTGIDPQLYEAASIDGANRLQKMRHITWPGIRGTVCIMLILQIGGIMGGASFDQVFNLYSSPVYPVADIIDTYVFRQSFSVGTNFGYTTAIGLLKSLIGVIMITVANKVVTKAGEEGLY
- a CDS encoding AAA family ATPase, whose protein sequence is MSQFILLEQLIIKHKDKVLCDIQFTSDTFEHSGIPITTSIIGTNGVGKSFVLMEISEIFNALGSSRNVLSLKYDYYQLSYNYDNHFCKIKIANKKVHFVINEQEVSYDKMIFPTKVLGVSYILNDKFKFKLSDDEIYQYCGVRQTSNASWTSSISNKVADYMMEIFATMPVETISNITNFLEIDNMLSFLITPKSKTFFKRKKNITELQNRAAKYKNDYRIDKIKKLDFDSFQNIIDFLEEIKSNHLFDEDKDGRTTFEFTFSGKSDSLTKSKLNSYYRAIKNLNTLGYIKNISLCFYKNKDIFPFEFASSGEKHFIFEMVSILANIKSHSIILIDEPEISMHPNWQLKYISGLKNIFKNFSSCHFIISTHSHFIVSNLDSSSSSLVAMEYDSATKTREATLIPYSTYAWSAENILYNIFKVRTTRNWFFEQDVAKLIFYIDSKEPDKESINQLIAKLDAYKLSDNDPLIELISEAKKYVELL
- a CDS encoding response regulator transcription factor, with product MFKVMLADDENRILKFLQTSIPWTQLGLEVATTATDGNEALRLAQEECVDIVVTDIRMPGLDGLELCQSLHEINPNIQIIIVSGYADFDYAKRAIQLQVLGYCLKPIIENEMIAFLRIAVKNIRKETTLNGDSLLDSIEEGNEHQIAEIFEELGVAASRYYIAVSVRVHNIAKQLGAELTLKLGKHKYLYFSSRPLNRKAANELICYTGEKGGIGIWPAAVAPGQLKDAISDTTIMAYQFFISSAPTVCEKLVEGPLTDDLFSQMKQALIAPEQLKAFLEKLQTANCSMLFNLRCAFRFYNYIYSSKLLGTILEADEYYLYGYEQLAVEYGCFEDVLSEMLNTLCVPPMRETQDASSASSFMKIIKYLNENYEKDISLKKLSELFHMNSSYISQLVKNETGLTYSQYLTELRIGKAKQLLQTTNLSLTEISEAVGFNDYFYFIKKFKKVVGVTPGKFDGSLQR
- a CDS encoding cache domain-containing sensor histidine kinase — its product is MKLSKFSIKKQFKIILACLLVLCFALATISYMALDNLMVKNATAYARNTAQKFDDEMQYLFKRIDSIFTSLLFDQNIERLMLSPYTEDTQRYINSTLVQFSSYSIMNQDISDIALITDELSWSNFFDSKTLLKFAQTIGGKYGTQSFGIQSTPLKISNAPEGQRLVFGRNVYGMHDSAHYGEHLGSIVLSIDPAKSPISLPRAERGSTSFVLADSDGDIFPFNCSAEIGADILAQSGQLSEFCQDDTCVLETQDYLIYITPVPDAGYYMISAIDRQALNHDVIQASIWIVLVVLAAFSILVALMYTILRNMVTPLEQFSRYIQQIKESPLSGQYKELVLDGCSEIRTLNQSFAELLEEEERLTAELYDATVNLYETKLGKKQAELDFLRSQINPHFLYNALESIRDIAVEQNTPEIASIAGAMGKLFRYNVKGSAIVPLKQEFEITQAYLDIQQARFPDKLNVIYSIRENVKDVPMIKFLLQPLVENAVYHGLEPKSEKGTLFIGARLQEEALLITIQDDGVGIPEGQLKTLREQLAGMTRVNDFTGRHVGLLNVQHRILLTYGVKYGITVESQEGIGTRVLLRIPYEEKLQ